CCGCCGAAGGTTCATCGCCAGAATCCCCGCCGCGGCAGCGGCTTCGTAATACAGCGGGTCCTCGGAGCGCCCCCGCCCCATCGTCTTCCAGGCCCGCCAGTCGTTTTCGAACGATTGCAGCGCTTCCGTCGCGCCTTCCACAATATACCCCGAAATGCGCGGGCCCGTTTCGGCGCAGAGCGAGCACCATGCCTCCGCGTACCGGGACGCGAATCCGGCCGGCCACGCCGCCGAGAACGGGGCGGTCGCGACGCGCGTAAACACCGTGCGCGTATGATGGCTGATCCCGGTGTGGCGGCCCCGAGCCTCCGCGCCGCTCGCGCGAACAACGCCGATGGGGCGACCCTCCAGTGCGGCAATGGCATTGATGGCTTCACCCTGCCGGACACCGCTGAAGCCCCACTTCGTTCCCGTGCCCACGGTGCCCGGCCCCGGCGTCACGATGGCGAAAGCCGCGCCGCAGGCAATCCTGGCGGCCAGCAACGCCGAATGCACGTTCACCGCCTCCAGATCGCCGCCGAACGCTTGCCCCGCCGTGATGACCGAGCATACGAATCCGCCCGAGCGCAGGTCCATCATGAGGTCGGAGTATTGCGCGGGCAGCGCGGCCTCATCGGAGACAGTGAGTGCAATGCGACCCGGTTCACCCCGGGATCGCAGCCCGGCGATTACCGCGGGAACCTGGCTCACGAGTTCACAACAGACCACCGGCATACCGGCCAGTGAATCGGCCGTCTCGATCGCGGAGTGGAATTCCGATGCCGGTTCCTCCACCGCGAGGAGCGCCATCTGATGCGGCGTGTACCGCAGTTTGACAATATGGCCGGTGGATTCGCGGGACTCACCCGGGTCCGAATCACGGGCGATGATGAAATGCACGCCGCCGGATCCAAGCGCAAGGTCGACCGCAGTCGTGTTGAGGAGGACGCGATCGCCCTCGGCGATGGTTCCGACGAGTTCCGGGTAGCCAACGGCTTCCGCCTCCGTCCCGTCGTCCAACCGGCAGAGCGCCCGGCTCAACCCGGACCGACCGGCGCGGATAGAGACCACGGACGCCCACGCGCGGTTCATATGCGCCGTGGACCGGATTGGCGTCTCATCCTGGTCAGGCATCGCTTACCCGCTTGTGCTCATCAGTATCTCGCGCGCGACGGAGTTTATCACGGAGCCATCCGCCCGGCCCTTCGCCGCGGGCACGGCATCCTTCATCACTCGGCCAAGGTCCGCGGGTCCTGTCGCTCCCGTGCGATCGATGGCGGCCATAACGAGCGCGCGGATTTCGTCCGCGGTCATCTGCGCCGGCATATAGGCGCCGAGGATATCGAGTTCGGCCTGTTCGCGATCCGCCAGGTCATCGCGTCCCGCCTTCCGGTATTCCGCGATGGAATCCTTCCGCTGTTTCACTTCTTTCGCGACAACGCGGGCCTCGGTTTCTTCGTCGAGTTCACCCTTGTGGTCGATCTGCGTGAGCTTGAGGCTCGAAATCAAGAGTCTTATGGTATCGCGCCGGACAGTATCTCCGGAGCGCATCGAGGCCTTCAGGTCATCGTTCAGGCGTAGAATGAGAGGCATGTGGTACTCCTTTCGCGGGGTTTGAGCCGCCGTGTTATGATAGCACCGCTCTGCGCTCGTGTCTTGCGAGGGGCAGCGCATCCGCTTCCGGGCGGGGGCAGTTTCGCGCGGCAAAGGAAGAGTCATCATTCCTTAAGGCCGGACATCACGATGCCCTGGATGAAATATCGCTGCCCCGCAAAGAAGAGGACGAGAAGCGGGATGAGGACCATCACCGATCCGGCCATCAAGAGGTTCCAGTCGGTGCCCCGGATGGTTTGAAACGTTCGCAGACCCAGTTCCAGCGTGTGCTTCTCGGTGGAATTCAGGTAGATGAGCGGCCCCATCAGGTCCTTCCAGGAACCGATGAAAGCGAACAACGCCACGGTCACGAGCGCCGGCCTGCAAAGGGGCATGAGTATCCTCCAGTATACCTGGAGGAAACTGGCGCCATCGAGGCGCGCGGCCTCATCGAGCTCGCGGGGAAGGGTCAAAAAGAACTGG
This sequence is a window from Armatimonadota bacterium. Protein-coding genes within it:
- a CDS encoding GatB/YqeY domain-containing protein, which translates into the protein MPLILRLNDDLKASMRSGDTVRRDTIRLLISSLKLTQIDHKGELDEETEARVVAKEVKQRKDSIAEYRKAGRDDLADREQAELDILGAYMPAQMTADEIRALVMAAIDRTGATGPADLGRVMKDAVPAAKGRADGSVINSVAREILMSTSG
- a CDS encoding DUF3866 family protein, translating into MPDQDETPIRSTAHMNRAWASVVSIRAGRSGLSRALCRLDDGTEAEAVGYPELVGTIAEGDRVLLNTTAVDLALGSGGVHFIIARDSDPGESRESTGHIVKLRYTPHQMALLAVEEPASEFHSAIETADSLAGMPVVCCELVSQVPAVIAGLRSRGEPGRIALTVSDEAALPAQYSDLMMDLRSGGFVCSVITAGQAFGGDLEAVNVHSALLAARIACGAAFAIVTPGPGTVGTGTKWGFSGVRQGEAINAIAALEGRPIGVVRASGAEARGRHTGISHHTRTVFTRVATAPFSAAWPAGFASRYAEAWCSLCAETGPRISGYIVEGATEALQSFENDWRAWKTMGRGRSEDPLYYEAAAAAGILAMNLRREANCE